One Oncorhynchus keta strain PuntledgeMale-10-30-2019 chromosome 23, Oket_V2, whole genome shotgun sequence DNA segment encodes these proteins:
- the LOC118401983 gene encoding zinc finger protein 830-like — MPPKNKQKKVIHQDELRRLMREKQKQTIDKKRVESPYAKYNSLDHLSCVLCNERVKNEILWQTHVLGKQHKEKVAELKGSKQSSTGHGPQPPLKRKALDSEDTNGKKSKPVAGNEQASTSSGLPDVFFAKPAPPGPKKLTGILKKTSAGLSLLAGVYNEDEEEAGDSSDLGAASSSGVQKGTPAPGLPADFFDNGTIPAVPAASHSGSILKPDETEKSVEKKENTPEALPEGFFDDPVRDAKVRNVDAPKDQMDKEWEEFQKEMRQVNTKSEAIVAEDDEEGRFERQIDEIDEQIECYRRVEVLRDKQDVVKKVVKEKTEDQEDSRGSDEEDEEELLHLLSRDWRAKGALA, encoded by the coding sequence ATGCCTCCAAAGAATAAGCAGAAGAAAGTGATTCATCAAGATGAACTGCGTCGGTTGATGAGAGAGAAACAAAAGCAAACGATAGATAAGAAGCGTGTCGAATCCCCTTATGCCAAGTACAACAGTCTCGATCATCTTAGCTGCGTACTCTGCAACGAGCGGGTAAAGAATGAAATATTGTGGCAGACTCACGTTCTTGGAAAACAGCATAAGGAGAAAGTTGCCGAGCTCAAGGGGTCTAAACAAAGTTCAACAGGTCACGGACCCCAGCCCCCTCTGAAAAGGAAAGCATTGGATTCTGAAGACACGAATGGGAAAAAGTCTAAACCTGTGGCAGGTAACGAGCAGGCATCTACGTCGTCAGGGCTGCCTGATGTTTTCTTTGCGAAACCTGCCCCGCCTGGGCCGAAGAAACTAACTGGAATTTTGAAAAAAACATCTGCTGGACTGAGTCTTCTGGCCGGAGTCTATAATGAAGACGAAGAGGAGGCTGGTGACTCTTCTGACCTAGGGGCAGCCTCCAGCTCGGGTGTGCAGAAGGGGACACCTGCCCCAGGACTCCCAGCAGATTTCTTTGACAACGGCACCATTCCAGCTGTCCCAGCTGCCTCTCATTCCGGGTCTATCCTCAAACCAGATGAAACTGAGAAGAGTGTGGAGAAGAAGGAAAATACACCTGAAGCACTACCAGAAGGCTTCTTTGACGACCCAGTGAGAGATGCCAAAGTCCGCAATGTTGACGCTCCAAAAGATCAAATGGATAAGGAGTGGGAAGAGTTCCAAAAGGAAATGCGGCAGGTGAACACTAAATCAGAGGCCATTGTAGCCGAGGATGACGAGGAGGGACGTTTTGAGCGTCAGATTGATGAAATCGATGAGCAAATCGAATGTTACCGGAGGGTTGAGGTATTGAGAGATAAGCAAGATGTGGTGAAGAAGGTTGTGAAGGAGAAGACCGAAGACCAGGAAGACTCCAGGGGAAGCgatgaggaggatgaagaagagCTGCTCCACTTGCTGTCAAGAGACTGGAGGGCTAAAGGGGCCCTTGCTTAA
- the LOC118401984 gene encoding EF-hand calcium-binding domain-containing protein 14-like — protein MKKRKELNALIGLGDSKRKKTKKGSGHRLLRTEPPDSESESSSDEEEFSNLGTVAAFGKISYVQCCNVCYPLILFIILAACVMACAGLLWMQIALKEDLDSLKEKLHTMESSQKVSSHEIPKLSEDLKMKQRKLEDIESGDKGLNKLWSNLTEMNRKISLLDSAVNHLKANIKSASDLINLPTTVEELQKSVATIGSTLTSVQHDVQTMQTTLADQKKEMDDLKMTMDVTHLREVVSEVNTTQTLYHAWTGDQIHSLHTSVSNLTQRVSFIEQGSAQTTPFSDLVEVVEPVTVSGDATVPVKDPVTERDTNADGINAATSEATHGSKPTRRPRFLTSNRSKRESGIENLKTVSFPGVNSLKDLNELFEHTGTDPTSQGMSYQVLRKLFDTATPDHRSLERYDKDGDQRFSLAELKAAAGL, from the exons atgaagaagaggaaggagcTTAATGCATTGATCGGACTTGGGGACAGTAAAAGGAAGAAAACCAAGAAGGGGTCCGGCCACAGGCTCCTACGAACCGAGCCCCCAGACTCAGAATCCGAATCAAGTTCAGATGAAGAGGAATTCAGCAACCTTGGTACTGTCGCTGCTTTCGGGAA AATAAGTTACGTGCAGTGTTGCAATGTCTGCTATCCCTTGATCCTGTTCATCATACTGGCAGCCTGTGTTATGGCTTGTGCCGGGCTGCTATGGATGCAGATTGCTCTGAAAGAAGACCTTGACTCCCTCAAAGAAAAGCTGCATACTA TGGAATCCAGCCAGAAAGTGTCATCACATGAAATACCAAAACTAAGTGAAGATCTGAAGATGAAACAGAGAAAGCTGGAGGATATTGAAAGTGGAGACAAGGGTCTGAACAAACTCTGGTCCAACCTTACGGAGATGAACAGAAAG ATCAGTTTGCTGGACTCTGCAGTGAACCACCTAAAGGCCAACATCAAATCAGCCTCAGACTTGATCAACCTTCCAACTACAGTTGAAGAGCTCCAAAAG AGTGTAGCTACAATCGGCAGCACGTTAACCAGTGTGCAACATGATGTCCAGACAATGCAGACAACCCTTGCGGACCAGAAGAAAGAAATGGATGATCTAAAGATGACTATG GACGTAACTCACCTGAGAGAGGTTGTGAGCGAGGTTAACACGACCCAGACACTGTACCACGCATGGACCGGTGACCAGATCCACAGTCTCCACACCTCTGTGTCCAACCTCACTCAGAGGGTGTCTTTTATAGAGCAGGGCTCTGCCCAAACAACACCATTCAGT GACCTTGTGGAGGTCGTTGAACCAGTGACCGTCAGTGGAGATGCAACCGTACCAGTAAAGGACccagttacagagagagacaccaatGCAGATGGAATTAATGCAGCAACTTCAGAAGCTACACATG GTTCAAAGCCAACAAGACGTCCACGGTTTTTGACGTCAAATCGCTCcaagagagagtctggaatagAAAACCTTAAAACTGTGTCATTTCCTGGAGTTAACTCTTTGAAAG ATCTCAATGAGCTCTTTGAGCACACAGGGACTGACCCCACCTCTCAGGGAATGTCTTACCAAGTCCTGAGGAAACTCTTTGACACCGCAACACCAGACCACCGTAGCCTGGAACGCTACGACAAAGACGGGGACCAGAGGTTCTCACTGGCTGAACTGAAAGCTGCTGCAGGTCTGTGA